In Mytilus edulis chromosome 6, xbMytEdul2.2, whole genome shotgun sequence, the following proteins share a genomic window:
- the LOC139529015 gene encoding uncharacterized protein gives MLDTENTKDLKLQLQYDYKFILNLTRTLTSSTVIQCARECIGQNQTGSASYYDGDCFCHSNVFTSKDDADLIIGAVYIKPVTYIEADTDECPDDYHYYRNVSCFRFFDTLVNHGTAVQFCQKLNTTLIKIDSNDKQEHVNQYLDWFPAEFVHIQGYRGLEHVEDLWFYDDENEQLEFSNWNQGQPVNDPENGHIVMDILEGGGHWSNVNPDYVANVLCEINI, from the exons ATGTTAGATAcagaaa ataCCAAAGACCTAAAGTTACAACTCCAGTATGACTACAAATTTATCTTGAACTTGACGAGAACATTGACGTCATCAACTGTTATCCAATGTGCCCGTGAATGTATAGGGCAAAACCAGACCGGAAGTGCATCATACTATGATGGAGATTGCTTTTGTCACTCGAATGTTTTTACCAGTAAAGACGATGCGGATTTGATAATCGGTGCTGTTTACATTAAACCTGTCACTTACATTGAAG CTGACACAGATGAATGTCCAGATGATTACCATTATTACAGAAATGTTTCCTGTTTTAGATTCTTTGACACATTGGTAAATCACGGTACAGCAGTACAATTTTGTCAGAAGCTAAATACTACCTTGATCAAGATTGATAGTAATGACAAACAAGAACATGTAAATCAGTATTTAG ATTGGTTTCCAGCCGAATTCGTCCATATACAGGGGTACAGAGGACTTGAGCATGTTGAAGATTTGTGGTTTTATGACGATGAGAACGAGCAGCTGGAATTCAGCAACTGGAACCAAGGTCAACCTGTCAACGATCCAGAGAATGGTCACATAGTGATGGATATATTAGAGGGTGGTGGTCACTGGTCTAATGTTAATCCTGATTACGTAGCAAACGTCTTATGTGAAATTAACATTTAA
- the LOC139526996 gene encoding anti-sigma-I factor RsgI6-like encodes MLIGILVFVTLYNVVFSATNLIDNGDFENPNTIDPWECLGCKPYGLRNSYSGDWSVMVTKRDQSFSALTQRIRSTGGENYVFKSYIKLLKLVRGTMYTDVHVYVKYTDRYGTYIKQRFVDYPKVQIGFGWTELGGDVFIPIGIQSNNFNVSIEIPEHEVDFMLDEASLTVIPRNTNWKSQADSEIDRLRKATLTLTPVAHHTSQFYCNTNHGSYCIDISYMHVEIKQTRSQYAFGSTIQPELLVNDSLSNYGQFVYNNFEWGEVDNGIQWIDMESDQRQLDNETLVQAMQRLRSHGLKRWGSGLFSALSKRNPDWISKLPLRDINLAIQDRINYMAALFNDSFENLDVYSDVLHDEFLEIYTQSPNITQELFLKARQGFPRARLFLDERNVLNSSLHTTAYADMAKRLKSIHTPYYGLGIKAHFNSSQIDMDVLKYRIDKLAEARSPLWISSLAFHIDRVSLRAKMLDDVMTLLYSRPEVEGIILDDVWDQELNSQDAALANGQNLQFNQAGLVYQNRWHTHETHPFTSTVSVRAYKGEYDIIVRRGRNGPVVGTKHVTLGNGGLSLTIHVTGQGQNYAVSNYVFG; translated from the exons ATGTTAATAGGCATATTAGTTTTTGTAACGTTATATAACGTAGTATTTTCAGCAACAAATCTTATAGATAATGGAGACTTTGAGAACCCTAATACTATAGATCCTTGGGAATGTTTGGGTTGTAAACCCTATGGATTGAGGAATAGTTATAGTGGAGATTGGAGTGTGATGGTAACAAAGAG gGATCAAAGCTTCTCTGCGTTGACGCAACGAATTCGAAGTACTGGAGGAGAAAACTATGTCTTCAAGAGCTACATCAAACTGTTGAAGCTAGTAAGGGGGACTATGTACACAGATGTTCACGTGTATGTGAAGTACACAGACCGTTATG GAACATATATTAAACAGAGGTTTGTGGATTATCCCAAAGTACAGATAGGCTTTGGATGGACAGAGCTTGGTGGAGATGTATTTATACCAATTG GTATTCAGTCAAACAATTTTAACGTGTCTATTGAAATACCAGAGCATGAAGTGGATTTTATGCTGGATGAAGCATCGCTTACTGTTATACCAAGGAACACCAACTGGAAATCACAGGCTGACTCTGAAATTGATCGCCTTCGAAAGGCCACACTAACATTAAC gcCCGTTGCTCACCATACCAGTCAATTCTATTGTAACACAAATCATGGTTCTTATTGTATAGATATCAGCTATATGCACGTCGAG ATTAAACAAACAAGGAGTCAGTATGCCTTTGGTTCAACCATACAACCCGAATTGTTAGTAAACGACTCTCTTTCTAACTATGGTCAGTTCGTGTACAATAATTTCGAGTGGGGAGAAGTAGACAATGGAATACAATGGATAGACATGGAATCTGATCAG AGACAGTTAGATAATGAAACATTAGTTCAAGCAATGCAACGTCTTCGAAGTCATGG GTTAAAAAGATGGGGGAGTGGTTTATTTTCGGCGTTGAGCAAAAGAAATCCAGACTGGATATCAAAGCTGCCACTCAGAGATATAAACCTGGCTATTCAAGATAGAATTAATTATATGGCTGCTTTGTTTAATGATAG ttttgaaaatttagatgtgtACAGTGATGTACTACACGATGAATTCCTTGAGATCTACACACAATCACCAAATATTACACAAGAATTATTCCTAAAAGCTAGACAAGGATTTCCACGTGCCAGATTGTTTTTAGATGAAAGAAATGTTCTTAATAGTAGTTTACACACAACA GCATATGCAGATATGGCTAAGCGATTGAAGAGCATACATACTCCATACTATGGGCTTGGTATAAAAGCACATTTTAACTCCAGCCAAATAGACATGGATGTTTTAAAG TACAGAATTGATAAATTGGCTGAGGCAAGGTCACCATTGTGGATATCAAGTCTTGCATTTCATATAGACCGTGTTTCCTTACGGGCCAAAATGTTAGATGACGTAATGACGCTTTTATACTCACGACCGGAAGTAGAAGGTATAATTTTAGACGACGTTTGGGATCAGGAACTTAACAGTCAAGATGCAGCATTGGCAAATGGACAAAATTTACAG TTTAACCAAGCTGGACTCGTCTATCAAAACCGCTGGCATACCCACGAAACTCATCCTTTCACCAGTACAGTAAGTGTACGTGCATACAAGGGGGAATATGATATAATTGTAAGACGAGGACGAAATGGTCCAGTTGTTGGAACAAAGCACGTGACACTTGGAAATGGTGGACTTTCTCTGACAATACATGTCACAGGACAAG ggcAAAATTACGCGGTTTCGAATTATGTATTTGGATGA